Proteins from a genomic interval of Amycolatopsis sp. cg13:
- the ftsX gene encoding permease-like cell division protein FtsX, which yields MRASFVFSEVVTGLRRNVTMTIAMILTTAVSLAMLGGGLLAVRTIDKMKANFLAEVEVSVSLVDDVSANDKNCTQALCNGLRQSLQNNPGVESVVYENRDQAYDRFKKIFASQPELLELTGPEALPASLQVKLKDPDRSDAIIKQYTGQPGVKKVDDQKKFLDRVFNVFNGVRNIAFVMALIMAVAALLLIANTIQVSAFTRRTEVGIMRLVGATRWYTQLPFLLEAVVAGTVGAVLGVVFLLLTKLSFLDTVFTGEVFPQITTLEVLFPVAPILLAVSIVISAITGYVTLRLYVRH from the coding sequence ATGCGAGCCAGTTTCGTCTTCAGCGAGGTCGTCACCGGGTTGCGCCGGAACGTCACGATGACCATCGCGATGATCCTCACCACCGCGGTCTCGCTCGCCATGCTCGGCGGCGGTCTGCTCGCCGTGCGCACGATCGACAAGATGAAGGCGAACTTCCTCGCCGAAGTCGAAGTTTCGGTCTCGCTGGTCGACGACGTGAGCGCGAACGACAAGAACTGCACCCAGGCGCTCTGCAACGGGCTCCGCCAGTCGCTGCAGAACAACCCCGGTGTGGAGTCGGTCGTCTACGAGAACCGCGACCAGGCCTACGACCGGTTCAAGAAGATCTTCGCGAGCCAGCCCGAACTGCTCGAGCTGACCGGCCCCGAGGCGCTGCCCGCGTCGCTGCAGGTGAAGCTGAAGGACCCGGACCGGTCCGACGCGATCATCAAGCAGTACACCGGCCAGCCCGGCGTCAAGAAGGTCGACGACCAGAAGAAGTTCCTCGACCGCGTGTTCAACGTCTTCAACGGAGTCCGGAACATCGCGTTCGTGATGGCGCTCATCATGGCCGTCGCCGCCCTGCTGCTGATCGCGAACACCATTCAGGTTTCGGCGTTCACGAGGCGGACGGAAGTCGGCATCATGCGCCTGGTGGGCGCGACGCGGTGGTATACCCAGCTGCCGTTCCTCTTGGAGGCGGTGGTCGCCGGCACGGTCGGCGCCGTGCTCGGGGTGGTGTTCCTGCTTCTGACGAAGCTGTCCTTCCTCGACACGGTCTTCACCGGCGAAGTGTTCCCGCAGATCACCACGCTCGAGGTGCTGTTCCCGGTCGCGCCGATCCTGCTGGCGGTGTCGATCGTGATCTCGGCGATCACCGGCTACGTCACGCTGCGGCTGTACGTGCGCCACTAG